A DNA window from Vigna angularis cultivar LongXiaoDou No.4 chromosome 1, ASM1680809v1, whole genome shotgun sequence contains the following coding sequences:
- the LOC108340705 gene encoding uncharacterized protein LOC108340705 isoform X2 yields MPTKQVSFCNDKKVVVRVYVEKPRKKRSSSIQHQYQIHGPISMGCGRRAGLLSYSHLLRESARGALSAPSFSKWVTNTNLQPPTQITPSNMKKPTCFGSCTWKLLIPRFLRSCSKAKKKENKKKHMGADFSGNGMRMICCYRS; encoded by the exons ATGCCAACGAAACAG GTAAGTTTCTGCAATGACAAAAAGGTTGTAGTGAGGGTATACGTTGAGAAGCCTAGGAAGAAGAGATCATCTTCAATTCAACATCAGTATCAGATTCATGGCCCTATCAGTATGGGATGTGGAAGAAGAGCAGGGTTGCTTAGCTATTCTCATCTGCTACGTGAATCTGCAAGAGGAGCATTATCAGCACCTTCATTCTCCAAGTGGGTTACAAACACCAATCTTCAACCACCAACCCAG ATAACCCCTTCCAACATGAAAAAGCCAACATGCTTTGGCAGCTGCACTTGGAAACTACTAATTCCGAGGTTCCTAAGGTCATGTTCAAAAGCCAAGAAAAAGGAGAACAAGAAGAAACATATGGGTGCAGATTTTTCAGgaaatggaatgagaatgatcTGCTGTTACAGGTCCTGA
- the LOC108340705 gene encoding uncharacterized protein LOC108340705 isoform X1: MPTKQVSFCNDKKVVVRVYVEKPRKKRSSSIQHQYQIHGPISMGCGRRAGLLSYSHLLRESARGALSAPSFSKWVTNTNLQPPTQGRFLVLQITPSNMKKPTCFGSCTWKLLIPRFLRSCSKAKKKENKKKHMGADFSGNGMRMICCYRS, from the exons ATGCCAACGAAACAG GTAAGTTTCTGCAATGACAAAAAGGTTGTAGTGAGGGTATACGTTGAGAAGCCTAGGAAGAAGAGATCATCTTCAATTCAACATCAGTATCAGATTCATGGCCCTATCAGTATGGGATGTGGAAGAAGAGCAGGGTTGCTTAGCTATTCTCATCTGCTACGTGAATCTGCAAGAGGAGCATTATCAGCACCTTCATTCTCCAAGTGGGTTACAAACACCAATCTTCAACCACCAACCCAG GGCCGTTTCCTTGTCTTGCAGATAACCCCTTCCAACATGAAAAAGCCAACATGCTTTGGCAGCTGCACTTGGAAACTACTAATTCCGAGGTTCCTAAGGTCATGTTCAAAAGCCAAGAAAAAGGAGAACAAGAAGAAACATATGGGTGCAGATTTTTCAGgaaatggaatgagaatgatcTGCTGTTACAGGTCCTGA